A window of the Juglans microcarpa x Juglans regia isolate MS1-56 chromosome 5D, Jm3101_v1.0, whole genome shotgun sequence genome harbors these coding sequences:
- the LOC121265828 gene encoding uncharacterized protein LOC121265828, translating into MDGVNYTKTFSPVIKPSTIRIVLTLALFHRWDIRQLDVKNAFLHDDLQEDVFMDQPPGIQVTHTSDGFILSQVKYTLDILECAQMQDNKPMGTPMMPKTKGLTSDIPYPDPGHYRSNVGALQYLSLTCPELAFCVNFVSQFTHSPTIAHYKMIGLVVLKQVALQPAIVCSWAATASPGPLRNNTLKHIEIDYHYVQERVALGLIQTRHIPDSLQLADIFTKPLCCHVLYSLRSKLGLLPQHSLRGRIKDNPTDQQDLMATISSMETKTHFTPTAPTPSMETETQAN; encoded by the exons ATGGATGGGGTCAATTATACAAAGACTTTCTCTCCTGTCATCAAACCTAGCACCATTCGCATTGTTCTTACCTTAGCTCTTTTTCATCGTTGGGACATTCGCCAGCTTGACGTCAAGAATGCTTTTCTCCATGATGATCTACAGGAAGATGTTTTTATGGATCAACCTCCAG GGATTCAAGTGACTCACACCTCTGATGGGTTCATTTTATCTCAGGTCAAATATACTTTAGATATTTTAGAATGTGCTCAAATGCAAGACAATAAGCCCATGGGTACCCCCATGATGCCCAAAACAAAGGGTCTCACTAGTGACATTCCCTACCCTGACCCTGGTCATTATCGTAGCAATGTTGGTGCCCTTCAATATCTTAGTCTCACTTGTCCCGAGTTAGCATTTTGTGTCAACTTTGTCTCACAATTTACGCACTCACCCACCATTGCTCATTACAAAATG ATTGGGCTAGTTGTCCTCAAACAGGTCGCTCTACAACCGGCTATTGTGTGTTCTTGGGCAGCAACTGCATCTCCTGGTCCACTAAGAAATAACACACT CAAACATATTGAGATTGACTACCACTATGTACAAGAACGCGTTGCTCTTGGTCTTATTCAAACACGGCATATCCCGGACTCTCTTcaacttgcagatatttttaccAAACCTCTTTGTTGTCATGTCCTTTATTCTCTACGTTCGAAGCTTGGCCTTCTACCTCAGCATAGTTTGCGAGGGCGTATTAAAGATAATCCCACAGATCAGCAAGACCTAATGGCTACAATTTCCTCAATGGAAACTAAGACTCATTTCACCCCAACGGCTCCAACTCCCTCTATGGAAACCGAGACTCAAGCCAACTAG